The genomic DNA CGCGGCGCACCACGCGGGCATGCTGCCGACCTTCAAGGAGGTCGTCGAGGAACTGTTCGTACGCGGGCTGGTCAAGGCGGTCTTCGCGACGGAGACCCTCGCCCTCGGCATCAACATGCCCGCGCGCTCCGTGGTGTTGGAGAAACTCGTCAAGTGGAACGGCGAGCAGCATGCGGACATCACCCCCGGCGAGTACACCCAGCTGACCGGTCGTGCCGGGCGGCGCGGGATCGATGTCGAGGGCCACGCGGTGGTGCTGTGGCAGCGTGGCATGGACCCGGGAGCGCTGGCCGGACTCGCGGGTACGCGCACCTATCCGCTGCGGTCCAGCTTCCGGCCCTCGTACAACATGGCCGTCAACCTGGTGCAGCAGTTCGGGCGGCACCGGTCGCGCGAGCTGCTGGAGACCTCGTTCGCACAGTTCCAGGCCGACCGGTCGGTCGTCGGGATCTCCCGGCAGGTGCAGAAGAACGAGGAGGGCCTGGAGGGTTACCGCGAGGGCATGACCTGCCACCTCGGTGACTTCGAGGAGTACGCGCGGCTGCGCCGCGACCTCAAGGACCGGGAGACGGAGCTCGCCAAGCACGGTGCGTCGCAGCGTCGGGCGGCGGCCGCGGCGTCCCTGGAGAAGCTGAAGCCGGGCGACGTCATCCACGTGCCGACCGGGAAGTTCGCCGGGCTGGCGCTCGTGCTGGACCCGGGGCTGCCGGCCGGGCGGGTCAACGGGCACCGGGGGCTCGAATACTACGACGGGCCGCGGCCGTTGGTGCTGACCTCCGAGCGACAGGTCAAGCGGCTCGCCGCGATCGACTTCCCCGTGCCGGTCGAGGCCGTGGAGCGGATGCGGGTGCCCAAGTCGTTCAATCCGCGGTCGCCGCAGTCGAGGCGCGATCTCGCGTCGGCGCTGCGGACGAAGGCGGGGCACATCGTGCCGGAACGGCACCGCAGGGGCCGGGCCGAGGCCGCCGACGACCAGCAGATCGCCCGCTACCGGGCCGAGTTGCGGGCCCACCCCTGCCATGGTTGCGCCGAGCGCGAGGACCATGCGCGGTGGGCGGAGCGGTACCACCGCCTGCAGCGGGACACGAAGCAGCTGGAGCGGCGGATCGAGGGGCGGACGAACACGATTGCCCGCACCTTCGACCGGATCGTCGCGCTCCTCACCGAGCTGGACTATCTGCGGGGCAACGAGGTCACCGAGCACGGGCGGCGGCTCGCCCGGCTGTACGGCGAGCTTGACCTGCTGGCGAGCGAGTGCCTGCGGGCCCGGGTGTGGGAGGGGCTGAACCCGGCGGAACTCGCCGCGTGTGTGTCGGCGCTGGTGTACGAGGCGCGGCAGGCGGACGACGCGGTGGCACCGAAGCTGCCGTCCGGGCCGGCGAAGACGGCGATGGCCGAGATGGTCCATATCTGGGGGCGGCTCGACGCCCTGGAGGAGGACTTCAAGATCAACCAGGCGGAGGGGGTCGGACAGCGGGAACCCGATCTCGGGTTCGCCTGGGCGGTCTACATGTGGGCGTCGGGGCGGACGCTGGACGAGGTGCTGCGCGAGGCGGAGATGCCGGCAGGGGACTTCGTGCGGTGGTGCAAGCAGGTGATCGATGTGCTGGGACAGATCGCTGCTGCGGCACCAGGCGGCGGGGAGAGCTCCGTGGCTCGCAATGCGCGCAAGGCGATGGATGCGGTGCTGCGGGGGGTCGTGGCTTACAGCTCGGTGGGGTGACGGGGCCTGGGCCACCGGCCCTCGGGGCCGGACGGGGCGGGGCCGGGTGGATCGGGCCGACCGTCCGGGGACGAGGACCGGGTTCGGTGGACGGTACTGCGCCCCCGTGCTTCGGGTCAGCGGTCGAGGTAGGCGCGCCAGCCGCCGTGCGCCGTGATGTCCGTTGCG from Streptomyces sp. NBC_01707 includes the following:
- a CDS encoding RNA helicase; protein product: MTEDLSPAERYQAFRIRAAEQATALAPFREMYEFDLDPFQIEACKALEAGKGVLVAAPTGSGKTIVGEFAVHLALRQGRKCFYTTPIKALSNQKYADLVKRYGADKVGLLTGDNSVNADAPVVVMTTEVLRNMLYAGSQALRGLGHVVMDEVHYLSDRFRGAVWEEVIIHLPDSVTLVSLSATVSNAEEFGDWLDTVRGDTEVIVAESRPVPLWQHVLAGRRMYDLFEEETDHGGRGAGRREVNPDLVRLARMENQRGYNPRERRRGKMVREADRERERRQRSRIWTPSRPEVIDRLDAEGLLPAITFIFSRAGCEAAVQQCLQAGLRLNDEDRRRLVREIVEERTASIPGEDLHVLGYYEWLEGLERGIAAHHAGMLPTFKEVVEELFVRGLVKAVFATETLALGINMPARSVVLEKLVKWNGEQHADITPGEYTQLTGRAGRRGIDVEGHAVVLWQRGMDPGALAGLAGTRTYPLRSSFRPSYNMAVNLVQQFGRHRSRELLETSFAQFQADRSVVGISRQVQKNEEGLEGYREGMTCHLGDFEEYARLRRDLKDRETELAKHGASQRRAAAAASLEKLKPGDVIHVPTGKFAGLALVLDPGLPAGRVNGHRGLEYYDGPRPLVLTSERQVKRLAAIDFPVPVEAVERMRVPKSFNPRSPQSRRDLASALRTKAGHIVPERHRRGRAEAADDQQIARYRAELRAHPCHGCAEREDHARWAERYHRLQRDTKQLERRIEGRTNTIARTFDRIVALLTELDYLRGNEVTEHGRRLARLYGELDLLASECLRARVWEGLNPAELAACVSALVYEARQADDAVAPKLPSGPAKTAMAEMVHIWGRLDALEEDFKINQAEGVGQREPDLGFAWAVYMWASGRTLDEVLREAEMPAGDFVRWCKQVIDVLGQIAAAAPGGGESSVARNARKAMDAVLRGVVAYSSVG